TAGAGTTCCCAGGCTATTGCTATGGCCGTGCTGAATGGCTTAATGAGCGGGAGAAAAGGGCGGCTTAATGAAAAACTTAAAACAGGAAAAGCTCAGGCTAATGCGCCGTCGCGCTGTTTTAATCAATGGTGGTTGGTGTGGGGTAGGATTGAGAAGTGAATCATCTATTAGCTTAACGCGCCGTGAGATGTTACGGGTGATCGAGCTGATAGACAATCCACCTCCGCGCAGCAAAAAATTCCAAGAGGCTCAAGCTCGATATGTAAGGCTGAAAATATCGGCTGACGAGCACTGGCTTCATGAGCCTGCTATGAAAGAAAAGTTGGATCGTGCTAGAAATTATATGCTCAATAACCCCGCAAGAGAAACCAATTTTGAAGACCTTTTTCGCGAGAATGGTATAGATTGATCCAATGCAAAATATGCACAAAATTTTAATGAAGCACCAATTTACTGACGCAAGGGATGTTTGCATTGAGTGGTGTGCTGACTTCGGAAAAATGACTCTAGACCTGAAAATTGAGCACCAGCCGATAGTCAGCCCTTTTCTGATGTTAGATTTTTTGGCGAGTTTACCCAATTACGACGATCGGTTTGGCAAGACGGGGATAACAGATCCACTACAAATAACGAGCGAATTTGTGGTAACAATGAGTCTTGTTACTGGTAATGGTTTCCGCGTTTACGCTTACCGCCCAGGCTGGCCGGAAAATTCACCCTTGCAACTGGAGTTTATTGAGGTCGCAAACAACAAAGAAAGTTAAATATGATTGACGAAAAAGAGCAAAGGATTCTTGTTGACGGGCTTGTTGAAATTCTTAAAACAGATGAGGCCGCGAGTCTGTTGCAACATCTAAAACAGTTGAATTGCGATCTGTTTATCAAATTCAGTGATGACAGCGTCGTCACCGTCCCATTACCTTAAAGTGTGGTACCAGACACTTACGCATGCCCACCTTGCCGCGTTCATCTACGCCGTGATTCTGGAAAACAGTTTTTTGCCAAATCAATGCCAATTGTCGTAATCTTCATATCGGATTCCCCTTTCTATTTGAGTGGTTATAAGCAACCACTGCTTTGGCACTTTGATGCCGTTTTAGGAAGTAGGTGGTGTCCCACCACTATATGGAAAGCATACTTTTTAGTGATCTCCATCGTTTCATCTAGTGATGTCGCGCTATATGAGCAATATATTTCATGAAATACAACGAATTGGGATACTCGTATAGTGTTCCGCAACGTATAATTGATTATTACTTCACACTGGTCATCACGCCAATGACCCTGCTGTGCGGCGTGTTCTTCCCGGTCGATCAACTGCCATCAATGCTGCAAACGGTCTCTTCCATTCTGCCGCTGACCCATGCCGTCAATCTGGCACGCCCCTTGTTGAGCGGCAATGTTCCGGGCAGCATCCTTGCGGATGCTGCGGTGCTTGCAGGTTATGCGCTGACCGGCTATTACGTCTCGCTGGTGCTGTTCAGAAAACGGCTGGCTCAGTAACAAACCGGTTGATCCTCATGGACGGAATAGCCAAAAACCGCTATGCTGCGCACTCTTCTGAAACTGACCTGACAAGTTTCCGTTTAAGTCAGGCATCGTTATCGGATGTCACGTTGTCATTTTCACATACGCGCTCGTAGCTCAGCTGGATAGAGTATTGGTTTCCGAAGCCAAGGGTCGTGGGTTCGACTCCCGCCGAGCGCACCAATTCAATATGAGTGTAGGCACTAGATTATTAGTGCCTATTTTCATTTGATGCATCGCAAGGGCGGCAAATCGCCCTTAATCTGGACTGACTGATCCCCAATTTGCTGCGTGCAGGTTAACCGTGTATTGCCATGCATGCTATCATTGCCACTATGAAACATCTGCCCGACTCCCTCTTCCGCTTCTTATTTGAACATGCACCGATCCGCGGCGAACGCGTACATCTGGACGAATCATGGCGCAGTGTACTCGACCGCCACGATTACCCGCCCCTGCTACGGAAACTGATGGGCGAACTGACTGCCGCCGCGGTGCTGCTGGCGGCCACGCTCAAGCTGGACGGCTCGCTCCTGTTGCAAATACAGGGGACGGGGCCGATCAAATTGCTGGTAGTGGAATGTGGCGGAGACCTGAAGTTGCGTGCAACTGCAAAATGGGAAGGGCCGTTACAGGGCTGTTTGTCCGAACTTCTCGGCGACGGACGCTTTGTCATCACACTTATCCAAAAGGATGGAAAACCTGCCTATCAGGGTATCGTGGAACTGGAGGGGGAAAGTGTTGCAGAGATCTTGCAAAACTACATGTCCCATTCAGAACAATTGGACACCCGATTGTGGCTGGCGGTCGACGAACATTCGGCCTCTGGCATGCTGCTGCAAAAATTGCCTGATCAGACGGAAGAGGACGTTGATGCCTGGTCGCGCTTTACACAACTGGCCGACACCTTGCGCGATGACGAGCTGATGCAACTGTCCACACAGGCCTTATTGCTCAGGCTGTTTCACGAAGAAGAAGTACGCTTGTTTGAGGCCCAGCCGGTCGCTTTTTGCTGCTCCTGCTCGCGGGATAATGTCGCGCAGATGCTACGCATGCTGGGCGAAGAAGAAGTCGATGCGATCCTGACTGAACGCACCACCATCGAGGTGCATTGTGAGTTCTGCAATCACCGCTACGAATTCGACAAAGTCGATGCGGCACAGATTTTCTCAGCGACCGCGCAAGTCGCCGTCAGCGAAATGCGTCATTAACACGCTCTGCCTTAAGCCGATCTGCTGTAAAACGCTGATAACCGCATCAAAACGCAGCTAGCATTTTTCCAGCGCCGATGCGTATTGCAACTTCAGTGATTGATAAAGCGTTGCACGGACGTCGCTAGCATTCAGGTCTGTCATCTCCAGCACATCGACCAGATATTCATTGTCTTCCCGCCCATGCCATATTTTGAGGTATGAGCCATCCTTATAGCCGTGATCCTGACGAAATACATTCAGCACATTTTTGCCAATATATTGCCCGTACAGCAGCGTCCAATCCATTCCGCAATCGGTCAGCAGTGATTCAAACAAGGCCAGACTGGTGCGTTTGACGGTAGCCAAGCCGACCAGCAAATCGAGCTTTGCCAGCAAATTCATCTGTGCCAGCACAAAATACTGGTTATCGAACTGAACGGTTTTCTGATGCAGATTTTGTTCCGCCATCATATCGAGACGTGCTAAAGCCACATTGCCATGTTTATGCTGAAGAGCCGCGGACAAAATAAAATGCCAGATATCAACCAGCTCCATACGCAGCTGCGCCATATCGCAATCCTGCTTTTTCCACCACTTCCAGCCGTGATGTTCAATCGCCTCAACGCCTTCGACCTGAATGGCCCGATGCCAGTTATTGTTTGCCAGAACCCAGTCTGTATTGACCTTGCTGTTCATATCGTGCTGCATTTGCAACATGTCGATCAATTGCGATTCGGTAAGCGTCATTATTCAAGTCAGTATTAAGTCGTGCACGCATTCTACCAAGACAGCCTAACAGTTTCTATCCCGCACCTAGCCAATTTAGTCTGAATATTCACGACAAGAGGATAATTCAACGGAGAAAATTGCCAATCACCCCCCCCTTAGTTATGATGCGGCTCGTCCAGTTATTCTGATCCTCGCTACTGTAGCCGAAAACATGCCAAAACGATCCAGATTCCGCCGCAAAGTCCTACTGGTTGACGACAGCAAAACCTTCCAAAGCGTATTCAAAGCCACTTTTAACAGCGATACCTGCGAATTGTTTATTTGCTCAACCGGACAGGAGGCGCTGGAGCTAATCGGCAGTCGCTACATCGATTTCATTTGCTCGAGCTTTTATCTGCCTGACATGGAGGGTATCGAACTGTGTCAGCGCGTGCGACACCTGACAAAAAATATTGCCAAACCGTATGTTTTACTGACTTCGGTTGACAACAGCAATGCGATCAATAAAGCGCTGCCGGCCGGGGTCACCGATATTTTTCACAGGCAGGATATCGCCCAGCTATTGGCTTTCATCTCGCGCTTCCCGTCATCGCATGCTCGCATGACAGGCCGCATACTTTATGTCGAAGATAACCGAAGTCAGCGCGATGTTCTCAAAGCGATCCTTCAACATCGCGGACTGACCGTAGATAGTTTTGCATCCGCAGAAGAGGCACTGCAGAATTTCAAGGACCACGACTATGATCTCGTACTTACCGACATCGTACTAGGCGGCTCGATGAGCGGGCTTGCCCTCGTTAATCAAATTCGCCGAACCACCAGCACTAAAGGTGACATTCCAATCATCGCCGTCACCGCTTTCGATGACAAAACCCGGCGCATCGAGCTGTTTAATCTGGGGGTGACAGACTATATTCATAAGCCGGTTGTCAAAGAGGAGTTATTTGCGCGTATTAGCTATCTGTTGGAAAACCAGCGCATGGTGCACAGGATAGAACACACTCAGCAGCAACTGCATGCGAATGAATTAAGACAGGCCGCGAAAAAAATCAATGAACTGGCCTTCTTTGACCAACTCACCGGCCTGCCAAACCGGGTGCTTCTTCTGGACAGACTAAAACAGGCCATGAGCGCCAGCACCCAGAACCGCTGTCATATTGCGCTGCTGTTGATTGATCTGGACAAATTTAAAACGATCAACGAAACACTGGGCCACGACATGGGCGATCAGTTGCTCAAACAGGTCGCAGAACGGCTCAGCCACTGCGTTCGCTCCGGCGATACTGTTGCGCGCTTGGGCGGCGACGAGTTTGTTGTAATGTCGGCAAATCTCAACACCCATGAAGCGCTCGCGGCCACACAAGCTGAAAATATAGGCGAAAAAATCCTTGCTGCACTCAACCGGACATATCACTTTGACGCCATCCCGCACCATAGCACCCCGAGCATCGGTGTTACCTTGTTTTGCGGTGAACAGACTGATGTCGAAATTCTGTTAAAACAAGCTGAACTTGCGATGTACAAATCAAAGGAGGCGGGACGCAATGCCCTGCATTTCTTCGATCAGGATATGGAAACCAAAGTGACCCGCTATGCCAACATGGAAAATGATCTGCGTGTAGCGGTCCAGCAACAACAATTTATACTGCATTATCAGCCACAAATAGCGGATCAACAGCTGACCGGTGTGGAAGCGCTGGTGCGCTGGCAAAAACCTGATGGCAGCATGGTGTCGCCCGCCGACTTCATCCCGATGGCGGAAGAAACTGGTTTGATCCTGCCGCTGGGTCTGTGGGTACTGGAAACAGCTTGCCGGCAACTGGCTATATGGGCCAATCAACCGGAACGCGCGCACCTGACCATCGCAGTGAACGTCAGTGCACATCAGTTTCGCCAGGCGGACTTTGTTGATCAGGTGCTTGAAGTCATCAAAAATAGCGGCGCCAACCCGCATCGTCTGAAACTTGAATTAACAGAAAGCCTGCTGTTAACGAACGTGGAAGAAATCATCGAGAAAATGATTGCGCTGAAATTAACGGGGGTCAGCTTTTCGCTCGATGACTTCGGCACCGGCTACTCGTCGCTGTCTTATCTTAAGCGCCTGCCGCTCGATCAGCTGAAAATTGATCAGTCGTTCGTGCGTGACGTGCTGATCGACCCTAATGACGCGGCCATTGCCCGAACGATCATCACACTGGCGCAAAGTCTAAGCTTAGGCGTCATCGCCGAAGGCGTTGAAACTGAGGCGCAAAGAGCGTTTCTGGCAAGTGCAGACTGCCATGCATATCAGGGCTATTTATTCAGCAAACCCCTGCGTATAGATGACTTTGAGACCTTCGCACATCGCTATAAATAATGCACAACGATGCGTGCCTAGGGTACAGCTAACTTAAGTTTGCTACTTTGCAACATCAGCAGCAGCTTTAGCGGCCGTGCCCAGCACCAGTTTGACCGGCACAGTGAGCCCTTCCGCTATCACTTTTTCGGCGGCCAGCACCGATAAACGCTCATTCGGC
Above is a window of Gallionella capsiferriformans ES-2 DNA encoding:
- a CDS encoding ABC transporter permease — protein: MKYNELGYSYSVPQRIIDYYFTLVITPMTLLCGVFFPVDQLPSMLQTVSSILPLTHAVNLARPLLSGNVPGSILADAAVLAGYALTGYYVSLVLFRKRLAQ
- the hslO gene encoding Hsp33 family molecular chaperone HslO, with the translated sequence MHAIIATMKHLPDSLFRFLFEHAPIRGERVHLDESWRSVLDRHDYPPLLRKLMGELTAAAVLLAATLKLDGSLLLQIQGTGPIKLLVVECGGDLKLRATAKWEGPLQGCLSELLGDGRFVITLIQKDGKPAYQGIVELEGESVAEILQNYMSHSEQLDTRLWLAVDEHSASGMLLQKLPDQTEEDVDAWSRFTQLADTLRDDELMQLSTQALLLRLFHEEEVRLFEAQPVAFCCSCSRDNVAQMLRMLGEEEVDAILTERTTIEVHCEFCNHRYEFDKVDAAQIFSATAQVAVSEMRH
- a CDS encoding dUTP diphosphatase — protein: MTLTESQLIDMLQMQHDMNSKVNTDWVLANNNWHRAIQVEGVEAIEHHGWKWWKKQDCDMAQLRMELVDIWHFILSAALQHKHGNVALARLDMMAEQNLHQKTVQFDNQYFVLAQMNLLAKLDLLVGLATVKRTSLALFESLLTDCGMDWTLLYGQYIGKNVLNVFRQDHGYKDGSYLKIWHGREDNEYLVDVLEMTDLNASDVRATLYQSLKLQYASALEKC
- a CDS encoding two-component system response regulator, which translates into the protein MPKRSRFRRKVLLVDDSKTFQSVFKATFNSDTCELFICSTGQEALELIGSRYIDFICSSFYLPDMEGIELCQRVRHLTKNIAKPYVLLTSVDNSNAINKALPAGVTDIFHRQDIAQLLAFISRFPSSHARMTGRILYVEDNRSQRDVLKAILQHRGLTVDSFASAEEALQNFKDHDYDLVLTDIVLGGSMSGLALVNQIRRTTSTKGDIPIIAVTAFDDKTRRIELFNLGVTDYIHKPVVKEELFARISYLLENQRMVHRIEHTQQQLHANELRQAAKKINELAFFDQLTGLPNRVLLLDRLKQAMSASTQNRCHIALLLIDLDKFKTINETLGHDMGDQLLKQVAERLSHCVRSGDTVARLGGDEFVVMSANLNTHEALAATQAENIGEKILAALNRTYHFDAIPHHSTPSIGVTLFCGEQTDVEILLKQAELAMYKSKEAGRNALHFFDQDMETKVTRYANMENDLRVAVQQQQFILHYQPQIADQQLTGVEALVRWQKPDGSMVSPADFIPMAEETGLILPLGLWVLETACRQLAIWANQPERAHLTIAVNVSAHQFRQADFVDQVLEVIKNSGANPHRLKLELTESLLLTNVEEIIEKMIALKLTGVSFSLDDFGTGYSSLSYLKRLPLDQLKIDQSFVRDVLIDPNDAAIARTIITLAQSLSLGVIAEGVETEAQRAFLASADCHAYQGYLFSKPLRIDDFETFAHRYK